One stretch of Weissella koreensis KACC 15510 DNA includes these proteins:
- a CDS encoding dihydrofolate reductase family protein, whose product MRKIVFYGEVSLDGYLSDQNDNLDWLFQSDLNGISTYEEFEKNVSTFVMGRITYQETQKYLKGNELYPGKEKIIFSHHILNHNKDTSFVAGDIIKIFNSLKALDGGLIWIIGGGSIVKVLLENNMLDEIWLQIAPVLLGKGKKLFEPGNYYQKFNLKSVKQMGELTELHLVK is encoded by the coding sequence TCGTTTTTTACGGTGAAGTCAGCCTCGATGGGTATTTATCAGACCAAAATGATAATTTAGATTGGCTTTTTCAAAGTGACCTTAATGGCATATCAACTTATGAAGAATTCGAAAAAAATGTCAGCACATTCGTCATGGGACGAATCACCTACCAAGAAACTCAAAAATATCTAAAAGGAAATGAGTTATATCCTGGGAAGGAAAAAATTATCTTTTCACATCATATTTTAAATCACAATAAGGATACATCTTTTGTAGCTGGTGATATTATCAAAATATTTAATAGCTTAAAAGCTCTCGACGGAGGGTTAATCTGGATTATTGGTGGCGGATCTATTGTCAAAGTATTATTAGAAAATAACATGTTAGATGAAATTTGGTTACAAATTGCCCCCGTCTTATTGGGAAAAGGTAAAAAATTATTTGAACCTGGTAATTATTATCAAAAATTCAATCTTAAATCAGTGAAACAAATGGGTGAATTAACGGAATTACATCTTGTTAAATAA